GGCTGAAGATGTCCTAGAGTTTCTACTTGCTGGTGCAAGTGCGGTTGCTGTAGGTACAGCGAACTTTGTGAACCCGTTTGTTTGTCCTGAAATTATTGATGAACTCCCAAATGTATTGAAAAAGTATGGATACTCGTCTGCCCGGGATTGTATCGGAAGGAGCTGGAAACTTGAAGCAGAATCTGCCAATCATCGCACTTGATTTTTCAACAGTAAATGAAACCCTGTCCTTTTTAGATCGCTTCAAGGGAGAAGATCTCTATGTCAAGGTTGGTATGGAGCTGTTCTACCAGGAAGGCCCTCAAGTCATTCACTTATTGAAGGATAGAAACTGCCGAATTTTTTTGGATTTAAAGCTGCATGATATACCAACCACAGTGAAAAAGGCGATGCATGGCTTAGCGAAGCTTGGTGTCGACTTGGTGAACGTACACGCGGCAGGCGGAAAAAAAATGATGCAAGCGGCATTAGAAGGATTAACAGCAGGAACACCTGAAGGGAAAACAAGACCATCTTTAATCGCTGTTACCCAGCTAACGAGCACGTCAAAACAGATGTTAAATGATGAGCTGCTTATTGGAAAAAGCTTAGAGCAAACGGTATTGCATTACAGCCAAATGGCTTTTGAAAGCGGCTTAGACGGGGTTGTTTGTTCTGTTCATGAAGCTGAAGCGATTCGCAGCGTGACTTCAGACTCATTTTTAACAGTAACTCCTGGTATTCGGCTTGAATCAGATCAAGCAGACGACCAAGTAAGAATTGCAACGCCTGCTTATGCAAGAGAAAAAAATGTATCTCATATTGTGGTCGGCCGCTCGATTACAAAAGCTGCCGACCCAATTCAAGCTTACAGGCAGGTAAAATCAGGCTGGGAGGGATCAATGTGAAAGAACTTATTGCAAAGCACTTATTAAATATAGAAGCTGTTTTTTTAAAACCGAATGATCCATTTACGTGGACAAGCGGAATGCTGTCGCCAATCTACTGTGATAACAGGATAACGATTTCTTATCCTGAAGTAAGAAATGATATTGCCGAAGGCTTCAAAGCAATAATTGAAGAGAAGTTTCCGGATGTGGAGATGATCGCAGGCGCTGCAACAGGCGGTGTTCCCCATGCGACACTTTTAAGTGACCGCCTCGGTCTGCCGATGAGCTATGTCAGAAGCAAGCCTAAAGGCCACGGAAAAGGAAATCAAATTGAAGGAAAAGCTACAGATGGCCAGAAAGTGGTCATCATTGAGGACCTCATTTCTACAGGCGGAAGTGTCATTAAAGTGGCAAATGCTTTAAAACAGGCAGGCTGTGAAGTCCTCGGAGTATTAAGCATCTTTACTTACGGATTCGATAAAGCAGGCATCGCATTTGAAAACGAAGGAATCTCCTATACTTCATTGACAGACTACGATACGTTAATAAAAGTAGGAGTTGAAGAAGGTTTCGTTACAGAAAACGAAATACATAAATTAAAGACATGGAGAAACAATCCTGACTCAAGAGAATGGATGAAAAGCTGAGAACAAACCGCTTCTTTTATTTGAAGCGGTTTTTTAGCGAATATTCATATAATAATATTTTAAAGGATTAAATTTCTATATAATCTCTCTGTTTTCCTATTTTTCTGAATATATCCGTTTAATTTTGTTTTATGAAATTCGCACAAAACTTATTAAAACAGTCGGATTGACTATTAGCCGAATTATGATAAAATAACATCATTAATAGATTGTTAATCAAGAGAGTCAGAGGGACTTTAGACCTCCTGAAGCCCGGCAGCCTGCAATTTATTGCAAGGTGCTGCTTCCAGTAAAATATCTTTCATTTTAAAAAGATAGGGTTCATATCTCGATCCTCATCTTTAGTAAGACCCCAATCTCAAGTATTCCGGGAAATCTGCGAAGATAGGTTGGGATTAATGCAGGAAGGCTTTTCTCAGGTATACTGTTGCAATGCCTCCACTTCATATCCTATTCGTCCACGCTGATTGAAGGATTACTTTATTTACAAGGGAGTACTGGGAAGATATAAATAAAGATAACGGATAATTAACATGAAAAATCAATTTCTAGGTTGATATCCCATTGAAGAAACATATGATGGAAAGAATCAACTTTTGGGAGTAGGAGGGATTATTATTTTAACATTTAAAACATGGGAAGATACGGAGCAGTCCTTTGAAATAGATGAAACGTATAAAGGAGCATTATCTGTTTTGGATTGGGCATATAGCCACTATGGCGAGAATCTTGTCTATGCCTGCAGCTTTGGTATTGAAGGTATTGTTCTCATTGATCTAATCAGCAAAGTTAAAAAAGATGCAACGATTGTTTTTCTGGATACAGGACTTCACTTTAAGGAAACATATGAAACGATAGATCGGGTAAAAGAACGCTATCCTGATTTAAATATTGTGTTGAAAAAACCTTCTCTAACCGTTGAGGAGCAAGGTAATATTCACGGCGACAATCTATGGGAAAGAGATCCCCAAAGTTGCTGCCACATCCGGAAGATTCTTCCCCTGCAGGAAGTGATGGCTGAGTATCCTGCTTGGATTTCAGGGTTAAGGAGAGAGCAATCGCCGACCAGAAAAAACACGAACTTTTTGAACAAAGATGATAAGTTCCAATCAATAAAAGTTTGCCCCCTTATTCATTGGACATGGAAGGATATTTGGAGATATACGAGCAAACATGAGCTAACGTATAATGTGTTGCACGATCAAGGATATCCGAGCATTGGCTGTGCCCCGTGTACAAATCCGGCATTTACTGCCGAGGATTTAAGGTCCGGAAGATGGACGGGATCCAATAAAACCGAATGCGGGCTGCATGAATAAGGAGAAGTACCATGGAAATTGCTGCAATTATTCTTAGTCTTTTTTTCGCAATGAATATCGGTGCGAGCGGTGCTGCAGCTTCCATGGGAATTGCGTATGGGTCAGGCGCTGTGCCTAAATACAGGCACGCGCTTATCATTTGTGCGGTCGGAGTGCTGCTTGGTGCAGTGATCGGCGGCGGAGAAGTGATTAAAACGATCAGTTCCGGAATCATTCCGGAACATATTATTACTATCGAAATTGTCAGCATCATTATCGGATCTGCAGGTTTATCTCTGTTTATTGCCAATGTTCTGGGCATTCCCCTTTCCACAAGTGAAGTAACAGTGGGAGCCGTTGTCGGTGTCGGGATTGCCTATCAGGTTCTCTATATAAAGTCCATTTTTATTATTCTCATCTTTTGGGTAATAGTGCCAGTAATTGCTTTTTGTATCACCTATTTCGCTGGCAGATTATTCAATTTTGGCAAATATCAACGGATGGGAAAATTCGGAAAAATCCTTACAGTGCTATTAATCGCATCTGGTTTTTTTGAAGCTTTTTCCGCAGGAATGAACAACGTTGCCAATGCGGTAGGTCCTTTAGTTGCCGCTGGTGTATTGACCGTTAATCAAGGAACTTTGTACGGGGGTCTGTTTGTTGCTCTTGGCGCACTTATTCTCGGCCGGAGGGTTCTTGAAACAAATGGCAAAAAAATCACTAACCTTACAAAGGGAGAAGGCATATTGTTGTCCTCAACCGGAGCGGCACTTGTGATAATCAGCAGCATTTTTGGTATGCCTGTACCGCTGACGCAAGTGACCTCTTCATCTATTATCGGGATGGGGATGGCGAAAAATGGAAGAAATGTATTCCATAAAGATATAGTGAAAACAATGTTCAAGGTTTGGGTTGTATCACCCATACTTTCATTGACTTTATCCTATTTTCTTGTATGTATATTATTAATAGGAGATTATTACACAGCGTTCATTATGTTCAGCGTCTTGCTGGCTTCAATTGGTGTTCTAAGTTTAATGAAATCAGTAAAAAACGAAAGAAGATCGGTGCATGAGCAAGGCGGCGGAATATAATAGATATATTTTTTCATTTTTAGGAGGAAAATCATGAGTTTAGCCCCACACGGAGGAAAATTAATCAACAGAATCAACCTTAATTACGACGTAACCGAAGTAAAAGCCGAGATTCAATTGGATACTATCGCGTTTGCTGACCTGGAGCTTATAGGTACAGGCGGATATAGTCCGTTGGAAGGGTTTTTCGGAAAGGGAGACTATGAATCCGTTGTCCAGCAAATGCGTCTGGCGGATGGCACAGTATGGACGATTCCAATTACGCTTCCTGTTTCAGACGAAGAGGCTGGAAGTCTTGAAATTGGTGAAACTGCCAAGCTTGTTTACCAAGGTGAGGTTTACGGAGTAATAGAAATCAATGATATTTATGTACCAGATAAACAAACAGAGGCTAAACTTATTTATAAAACGGATGAAACGGCTCATCCGGGAGTTAAAAAGCTTTACGAACGAGGAAACACCTATGTTGGTGGGAAAATCACAGTAACGAAGAGAAGCGAAAAAACATACCCTGAAAATACCGCCGATCCGGTTGATACAAGAAAACGATTTGAAGAAAAAGGCTGGAAAACGATTGTGGGCTTTCAGACGAGAAACCCTGTACACAGAGCGCATGAGTATATCCAGAAAACGGCGCTTGAAACAGTGGATGGCCTATATTTAAATCCGCTCGTAGGTGAAACGAAATCTGATGATATTCCGGCAAACGTTCGGATGGAAAGCTATCACGTCCTGCTTGACAATTACTATCCGAAAAACAGGGTTTTACTTGGTGTCTTCCCGGCTGCTATGAGATATGCCGGACCTAAGGAAGCTATTTTCCATGCAATTGTCAGAAAGAACTATGGCTGTACCCACTTTATTGTCGGAAGAGACCATGCCGGCGTAGGTGATTATTACGGAACATACGAAGCTCAAGAACTGTTTGATCAATTTACGCCTGAAGAAATCGGTATTTTGCCGTTGAAATTTGAGCATAGCTTCTATTGTCAGGCTTGCGGATCAATGGCTACGGCAAAAACGTGCCCGCACGATAAAGAGCAACACGTTTTCCTCTCGGGGACGAAAGTAAGGCAAATGTTAAAAAACGGCGAATATCCGCCAAGCACATTCAGCAGGCCGGAGGTTATTGAAACGCTAATCAAAGGACTTAAGGCTGTCGCCAAGTAAGGAGTGGGAAAATGGGAAACAACAATCAAATCGTCTGGCATAACGCCTCGATTACGAAAAAGGAATACCAGCAAAAAAACAATCATAAAAGTTTTATCGTTTGGCTTACCGGCTTAAGCGGTTCAGGAAAGTCCACGATTGCCAATGCGGTAAGCCGAGATCTGTTCGATAATGGATATCAAGTGATCGTGTTGGATGGCGATAATATCCGCCACGGGCTAAATAAAGATTTGGGGTTCTCTGACGAGGACAGACAAGAAAATATCCGAAGAATCGGTGAGGTTGCCAAGCTGTTTGTCGAGCAGGGGACTGTCGTTATCACTGCATTTATTTCTCCTTTTCAAGAAGACCGGCAGCTTGTTAGAGACCTTGTCAGTGATGGAGAGTTTCACGAAGTTTACGTGAAGTGCGATTTAGACGTTTGTGAACAACGTGATCCTAAAGGGTTATATAAAAAAGCAAGAAGCGGGGAAATTCGCCAATTTACCGGCATTGATTCTCCGTATGAAGCACCAGACAACCCTGAGCTCGTACTGCAAACTGATAAAAACGACCTCGAACAATGCAAAAGCCAATTATTTACGTATTTGACAGGGGAAAAGTTTTAAAGCCTGAGGCTAACAAAAAACAATAATGTCATGTACCTATTTTAGAAGACTTTGAAAAAATCGGAGGGGAAAAAGCATGAATGGTAAAGTGTATATCGTCGGTGCAGGTCCTGGTGACCCCGAGCTTTTAACCATAAAAGCTTTGAAAGCCATCCGAGAAGCGGAAGTCATTCTATACGACCGTTTAGTCAATAAAGAGGTTTTAGAGCATGCGAAAGAAGGTACGGATCTTATCTTTTGCGGCAAGCACCCGGATTCCCATACGATGCAGCAGGAGACGATTAATCATTTTCTCGTCAAACATGCAGAAAAGGGGAAAACTGTCGTTCGTTTAAAAGGCGGAGATCCTTTCATATTTGGCAGAGGGGGAGAAGAAGCCGAGGTATTGGCAGAGCACGGAATTCCCTTTGAAATTGTGCCGGGAATCACATCGGGTATCGCTGCCGCTGCATACGCAGGCATTCCTTTAACGCATCGGCAAATGAGCTCGAATGTGGCGTTTGTAACAGGGCATTATAAGCAGGAAGAAAATTTCTCAGAAAAATGGCAAGCTCTTGCAACGGGAATTGATACGCTTGTTATTTATATGGGGATCAAAAATATTAACTTGATCGAAAAGCTTTTAATTGAAAATGGCCGAGACAAAAAAACTCCTGCAGCATTTATCCATTGGGGAACAACGGACAAACAAGTAACTACGACATGCACGGTTGAAACTTTAAGTGAAACGGTAGAAAGAGAAAAGATTACAAACCCTAGTTTAATTGTCGTTGGTGACGTAGTTCAGCTTCGTGACCAAATCAAATGGTTTGAAGCTGAATTAAATTCATGTAAGTATAGCGAGGCGTTATAAGTGAAGCAGGCAGTACTATATGTTGGTCATGGGAGCAGATTAAGAAAAGCAGGGCAAGAAGCTGTTCGTTTTTTAAAAGGCTGCATGGAAAAAGTTGATGCACCGATTCAGGAGATTTCTTTCCTTGAGCTTACCGAGCCGACGATAGAAGAGGGCTTTCGCTCATGTATTGAGCAGGGAGCAACTCATATTGCAATAGTTCCATTGCTTTTGCTCACGGCAGGTCACGCCAAAAAAGACATCCCTGAAGAGATACACGAAATGGCTGAAAAATATCCGGACGTAACAGTTACTTACGGAAAACCCATCGGGGTCAATTCGGATGTTGTTCAAGCGGTATTCGAGAGGATCAAAGAAACCAATGTTGATTATGAGAATTCGAGAATCATTCTGATCGGCAGAGGGAGCTCTGATCCGGACATCAAGCGCGATGTATGCCAAATCGCGGACATGTTGCAACAAATGGGGCCTGTGAATGAAGTGATTCCTTGCTTTTTAACTGCATGTGAACCAAATTACAAAGACGTATTCAGGCAGCTGAAAAAGAATGATGGTTCAGCTACGTTTATCGTTCCATATTTGCTGTTTACAGGCCTTTTAATGAAGGAAATAGAAAAAGAGACGGTTGCATTAAAATCGTACCATTCCAATCTTCATCTATGTTCTTATATCGGATTTCATCCCTATGTGGAACAAGCTTTTCTCACGCGTGTAAACGAAGCGATTCGCAATGAAAATAATTCCTTTTTATTTTTGGAGACACATCAGCTATGATTCCGCTTCATATCAGTCTTAAAGGGAAAAAGATTGTGATTGCCGGCGGTGGAACCATTGCCTGTCGAAAGCTAAACGCTTTGCTCCATGAAAAGGCTGAGATTACGATTGTCAGTCCGAAGGTTCACGAGAAAATGGAAAAGTTGATCAGTGAGCATTCGCTTGAGTGGAAGCAAAAAGAAATTGAAAAGAGCGATTTGGCTTCGGCATTTTTAATAATTGCCGCTACGAATCAGCCGCATATTAATCAGTGGATCGGTGAATCAGCATCCGAAAACCAGCTGGTGAACGTAGCAAGCAATGCCGATTATGGAAATATTTATTTGCCAAAGACAATTAAAAAAGGAAAAATCCTTATATCTGTTTCTACTAGCGGAGCCAGTCCGGCTGACACAAAAAAGATCGCTGGTGCCATAGAAGATCTTATTAGTGAAGAGCTTATTGAAGCTATTGAGATAAAGCATAAAGCAAGAAGAAGCCTGGAACCGTAATGGTTTCAGGCTTCTTTATGTGTTTTATCCTTTTTTTAATGAAAGGACGAGATCCGCATCGGGAGTAACAAAAACAGTCTGCTGTTTATCGTAGGTAACAAACCCTGGCTTAGATCCGTTTGGTTTTTTTACATGCCTGACTTTTGTATAGTCGACGGGAACGGAGCCTGACTCTTTTGCTTTACTGAAAAAGGCGGCAATCTGGGCGGCCTCTTTGATCGTTTGTTCATCAGGGTCACGGTTTTTGATGACGACGTGAGATCCGGGAATATCCTTCGTATGAAGCCAGACATCTTCCTTGCTTGCTGCCTTCATTGTCAGGTATTCGTTCTGTTTGTTGTTTTTGCCGACCCATATCGACATGCCGCTGGTTGATTCGTAAATATCGAGCGTTGGCTTTTGATTTTTCGCTTTTTTTGCTCCCTTTTGCTGTCTTCGTTTGACGTATTTCCCTTCTTCCAGCTCTTCTCTAATTTCATTCACATCCTGTGGTGATGCAGAAGACAGCTGCTGCAGCAATAGATCAAAGTATTGGATTTCCTGTTCAGCCAGTTTAATTTGCTCGTTAATAAAAGTAACGGAGCTTTTCGCTTTTTGATATTTAACAAAGTAGTTTTGTGCATTTTCTGACGGTGTTTTATTCGGATTTAAAGAAATCGCGAGCTGCCCGCCTTCTTCATCGTAATAATTTGTAACGACCGCTTCTTTATCGCCCTTTTTGACAGCGTAAAGGTTAGCCGTTAAGAGCTCGCCTTTTATTTTGTATTCCTCAGCTTTTTCAGATTTTTTCAATTCGCTCTCAAGCTTTTTTATTTTTTTGGCATTCTTTTTTCTTTCGTTTACGACAAATTTTTCGAGATCCTGAGCCTGCTGCTTTACTCTGTCCCGCTCGGCTTTTCCGAAATAAAAGCGATCCAGAAGCATGCTTAAGCTGGAAAACTCTTTTTTGCTACCGTCAATATGAGTGAGATCCAACAGATAAAAATATTCCTTGTTAGATGTAATAAACTGCGGATGAAATGCTTTCGTTCTGATGTCTTCAAATAAGGACAGAAGCGTTTTTGGCAAGGTTGCCCGATTGGCAATCCCAGACCGGTATACGGCTTCTTTTGCAAATAATGGAGAAACCCCGGAAAATACATTCACGATCTGCTTTTCTAGCTGTCCTTCCTGAAAACGGATGTGTTTGAGAATATCTTCTTCCTCTGCCGCCAATAGAGACAGCTTATTCTGCGCTGGTGGAGCTACGTACGGCTGTCCGGGTAAAACAGTGCGATAGCTGTTGACACTTGGTGGTAAATGCTTAAGGCTGTCAATTATCGTTCCATTTTCAGCATCCGTTAAAATGATATTGCTGTGCCGCCCCATGATTTCACAGACGAGTTTTCGCAAAATCGGGTCCCCGATTTCATTGCGGCTTCTTATATGAAAAACGACGATTCTGTCAAATCCTGATTGCTCTACTTTTTCAATTATTCCGCCTTCGATGTGCTTTCTTAAAAGCATGCAAAACATCGGTGGTTCATTAGGATTTTTGTATGATTGCTCGGTCAGATGGATTCGTGCGTAACTCGGATGTGCGGAAAGTAAAAGCTTATTGTTTTTATTGTTTGCCCTGATTTGAAAAATAAGCTCCTGCTTAAAAGGCTGATGAATTTTTGTCAACCTTCCTCCAGCCAGTTCCTTATTCAATTCGTGCACCATTCCGTAAGTGAAAATACCGTCAAATGCCATGGTTTATTGCTCCCTTTTTCTTCATTGCTCATTTACTTTTTTAGCATCTCATAATTATAGCATGATTAAGGACAAGTCTGAATAAATTGACTTATATGACGCAATTTACTAATGGTTTAAGGAGAGTGGACGAATCAGATGAATTGGCATGAATTAGGACAAACAGATTTGGTGAAAACAGCAAACACGTCCATCGAGCATGGCTTGAGTAGCAAAGAAGCGAAAAAACGGCTGGATCTGCACGGATACAATGAATTAAATGAAGGCAAAAAAACATCTTCACTTGCGTTGTTCTTCTCCCAATTTAATGATTTCATGGTATTTGTACTCGTTGCTGCAACGATCATCTCCGGATTCTTAGGGGAATATGTAGATGCCGCAGCCATCATAGCAATTATTTTAGTGAACGGTATTCTTGGTTTTTTTCAAGAGCGCCGTGCGGAGAATTCCTTGCAGGCATTAAAGGAGCTTTCTACACCACAGACTCTGGTTCTCAGAGAGAAAAAATGGATGAAAATCCAAGCAAGGGAGCTTGTGCCGGGAGATATCATCAAATTTTCAAGCGGAGACCGAATTGGTGCTGATATCCGTTTATTCGATGCAAAAAGTCTTGAAATTGAAGAGTCCGCTTTAACCGGGGAATCGGTGCCGGTCCAGAAGCAATACGATCCAATACAGGCTAATGCTGAGTCACTTGGAGACTTAGTCAACATGGGGTTTATGGGAACTTTGGTTACGAGAGGCAGCGGAAGCGGCGTTGTCATCGGCACTGGCATGAACACAGCTATGGGGAAAATTGCCCATATGCTTGAAGAAGCAGGCACACAGCAAACTCCTCTTCAGGGAAGGCTTGAACAACTGGGGAAAATATTGATTGTCATCGCTTTGCTTCTCACGGTTCTTGTCGTCTCTGTCGGAGTCCTTCAAGGACAAAATCTTTTTCAAATGTTTTTAGCGGGGGTCTCACTCGCAGTAGCTGCGATTCCAGAAGGATTGCCAGCCATTGTCACAGTTGCTTTGTCGCTCGGCGTCCAAAGGATGATCAAGCAAAAATCGATCGTCAGGAAGCTGCCGGCTGTCGAAACTCTCGGCTGTGCATCGATTATTTGTTCTGATAAAACAGGAACAATGACGCAAAACAAGATGACGGTTACACACGTCTGGACTTGCGGGAGCTTATGGGAAGTTACCGGCACTGGATACGAACCGGAAGGAGAATTTACAGCAAATGGGCGGCCGGTTCAAGTGAAGCAAAATAAAGCGCTGCAGCAAATCCTGTTGTTTGGTGCGCTTTGCAATTCATCCGCGATAGTTTCAGAAAAAGGGAAATACCGATTAGAAGGAGATCCGACAGAAGGAGCTCTTCTTACAGCTGCAAGTAAAGCCGGCTTTTATTCAGAGAAAATCAAGGAACAGTATAAAATTATTGAGGAATACCCATTTGATTCGGCAAGAAAAATGATGACAGTCATCGTTGAAGATTTGCAGAATAAAAGATTTGTAATAACAAAAGGCGCTCCGGATGTTCTTTTGAAAAAGTCCACTTGTATACTTGCAAACAATAAAAATGAAGCGATGAGCAAGACTAGATATGAAGAAGCAAATACCTCCATTGCAGATCTGGCTTCCCGTGCGTTACGAACCATAGCTATTGCCTATAAACCATTGACTGGAAGCGAGATTCCATCTGTAGAGCAGGCGGAATCGGGACTTACTTTCTTTGGAATTCAAGGAATGATGGATCCTCCGCGTCCGGAGGTCAAGCAGGCGATCAAAGAATGTCGTGAAGCAGGGATTAAAACGGTGATGATCACTGGCGATCATGTCATTACCGCAAAAGCAATCGCAAAAAAATTAAATCTCCTTCCGAACAAAGGGAAAGTGATTGAGGGCCAAGCACTTAATAAGCTGTCGGTAGAGGAGCTGGCGGAAACCGTGGAAGATACGTATGTATTTGCACGAGTAACACCTGAGCATAAGCTGAAAATCGTCAAGGCCTTTCAAGAAAAAGGACACATCGTCGCGATGACAGGAGATGGCGTGAACGATGCGCCGGCTATTAAACAGGCTGATATCGGAATATCTATGGGGATTACAGGAACCGATGTGGCGAAAGAATCGTCTTCGTTAATTTTAGTAGATGACAATTTTGCAACGATAAAATCTGCAATTAAAGAAGGAAGAAACATTTATGAAAACATCCGCAAATTTGTCAGGTACTTGCTCGCATCGAATGTTGGAGAAATTCTTGTTATGCTTTTCGCCATGCTGCTTGCTTTGCCACTGCCGCTTGTCCCGATTCAAATTCTCTGGGTCAATTTAGTAACGGACGGTCTGCCGGCGATGGCGCTTGGCATGGACCAGCCCGAAAGCGATGTAATGAATAGAAAGCCACGGCATACGAAAGAAGGGATTTTTGCAAGAGGCCTGGGATGGAAGGTGGTTTCTAGAGGATTTCTTATTGGAGCGGTAACACTTGCGGCGTTTATGATCATTTATTACCGGAATCCCGACAATCTTCAATATGCACAAACTATCGCGTTTGCCACTCTCGTTTTGGCACAGCTGATTCACGTATTTGACTGCAGAAGCGAAAGGTCTATTTTTCACCGCAATCCGTTTGGAAATCTTTATTTGATCGGCGCAGTCCTTTCTTCATTGCTGCTAATGCTCGTCGTCATCTATTACAAGCCGC
This window of the Bacillus gobiensis genome carries:
- a CDS encoding calcium-translocating P-type ATPase, SERCA-type, producing MNWHELGQTDLVKTANTSIEHGLSSKEAKKRLDLHGYNELNEGKKTSSLALFFSQFNDFMVFVLVAATIISGFLGEYVDAAAIIAIILVNGILGFFQERRAENSLQALKELSTPQTLVLREKKWMKIQARELVPGDIIKFSSGDRIGADIRLFDAKSLEIEESALTGESVPVQKQYDPIQANAESLGDLVNMGFMGTLVTRGSGSGVVIGTGMNTAMGKIAHMLEEAGTQQTPLQGRLEQLGKILIVIALLLTVLVVSVGVLQGQNLFQMFLAGVSLAVAAIPEGLPAIVTVALSLGVQRMIKQKSIVRKLPAVETLGCASIICSDKTGTMTQNKMTVTHVWTCGSLWEVTGTGYEPEGEFTANGRPVQVKQNKALQQILLFGALCNSSAIVSEKGKYRLEGDPTEGALLTAASKAGFYSEKIKEQYKIIEEYPFDSARKMMTVIVEDLQNKRFVITKGAPDVLLKKSTCILANNKNEAMSKTRYEEANTSIADLASRALRTIAIAYKPLTGSEIPSVEQAESGLTFFGIQGMMDPPRPEVKQAIKECREAGIKTVMITGDHVITAKAIAKKLNLLPNKGKVIEGQALNKLSVEELAETVEDTYVFARVTPEHKLKIVKAFQEKGHIVAMTGDGVNDAPAIKQADIGISMGITGTDVAKESSSLILVDDNFATIKSAIKEGRNIYENIRKFVRYLLASNVGEILVMLFAMLLALPLPLVPIQILWVNLVTDGLPAMALGMDQPESDVMNRKPRHTKEGIFARGLGWKVVSRGFLIGAVTLAAFMIIYYRNPDNLQYAQTIAFATLVLAQLIHVFDCRSERSIFHRNPFGNLYLIGAVLSSLLLMLVVIYYKPLQPVFHTMDIAAVDWLLVIGLSAIPTFLLAGSLLTRKN